One Rhodococcus sp. P1Y DNA window includes the following coding sequences:
- a CDS encoding pyridoxamine 5'-phosphate oxidase family protein has translation MGINQRAQITMADSEIETFLERSRIANLATIGRDGTPHLVAMWYALIDGEVWFETKSKSQKAVNLRRDPRVTVLVEDGSTYDSLRGVSIEGRAEIVDDAESIRRVGISVWERYTGPYSKEVEPLVDQMMNKRIAVRVSVDRVRSWDHRKLGIPEMPVSGTTAEFTTR, from the coding sequence ATGGGAATCAATCAGCGGGCACAGATCACGATGGCCGATTCGGAGATCGAGACGTTTCTCGAACGCAGCCGAATCGCGAACCTAGCGACGATCGGACGCGACGGCACACCTCACCTGGTCGCGATGTGGTACGCCTTGATCGACGGCGAGGTGTGGTTCGAGACGAAGTCCAAATCGCAGAAGGCAGTCAACCTCCGCCGCGATCCGCGAGTGACCGTGCTGGTGGAGGACGGGTCCACCTACGACTCGTTGCGGGGCGTGTCGATCGAGGGCCGTGCCGAGATCGTCGACGATGCCGAGTCGATCCGTCGCGTCGGGATCAGCGTCTGGGAGCGCTACACCGGTCCTTACTCGAAGGAAGTCGAGCCCCTCGTGGACCAGATGATGAACAAGCGAATTGCAGTTCGAGTATCGGTCGACCGTGTCAGGTCGTGGGACCACCGCAAACTCGGGATCCCCGAGATGCCGGTCTCGGGCACCACGGCGGAGTTCACGACCCGATAG
- the leuC gene encoding 3-isopropylmalate dehydratase large subunit, producing MAGTARTLAEKVWDQHVVVRGGGEGGSREPDLIFIDLHLVHEVTSPQAFDGLRLADRPLRRPDLTIATEDHNVPTADIFSPIADLVSRTQVDTLRRNCEEFGVRLYPMGDLDQGIVHIIGPQLGLTQPGMTVVCGDSHTSTHGAFGAIAMGIGTSEVEHVMATQTLSLRPFKTMAITVDGTLAPGVTSKDLILAVIAKIGTGGGQGYVLEYRGEAISALSMEARMTICNMSIEAGARAGMIAPDAVTYEYLKGRPHAPQGSDWDAAVAAWDELRTDDDAVFDNEVHIDASSLTPFVTWGTNPGQGAPLGDSVPNPADIVDESEKIAAEKALQYMGLEAGTPLRDVAVDTVFVGSCTNGRIEDLRAVAEVLDGRKVADSVRMLIVPGSMRVRAQAEKEGLGEIFTAAGAEWRQAGCSMCLGMNPDQLAVGERSASTSNRNFEGRQGKGSRTHLVSPLVAAATAVRGTLSSPSDLA from the coding sequence ATGGCCGGCACAGCACGCACACTGGCAGAAAAGGTATGGGATCAACACGTCGTCGTTCGCGGCGGGGGAGAGGGTGGTTCGCGCGAGCCCGATCTGATCTTCATCGACCTGCACCTCGTTCACGAGGTCACCAGTCCGCAGGCATTCGACGGACTCAGACTCGCCGATCGTCCACTGCGTAGGCCTGATCTGACCATCGCGACCGAGGACCACAACGTACCGACGGCGGACATCTTTTCGCCGATTGCAGATCTCGTGTCGCGTACGCAGGTGGATACGCTTCGACGAAACTGCGAAGAGTTCGGCGTCAGGCTGTATCCGATGGGCGACTTGGATCAAGGCATCGTTCACATCATCGGCCCCCAGCTCGGGCTCACGCAGCCAGGTATGACGGTGGTGTGCGGCGACAGCCACACCTCGACGCACGGCGCTTTCGGTGCGATCGCCATGGGCATCGGTACCAGCGAAGTGGAACACGTGATGGCTACACAGACGCTTTCCCTTCGTCCCTTCAAGACGATGGCCATCACGGTCGACGGCACACTCGCACCAGGCGTGACGAGCAAAGACCTCATCCTGGCTGTCATCGCGAAGATCGGGACGGGCGGCGGGCAGGGTTACGTGCTCGAGTATCGCGGCGAGGCCATCAGCGCTCTGTCGATGGAAGCCCGAATGACCATCTGCAACATGTCGATCGAGGCAGGTGCGCGTGCGGGGATGATCGCACCCGACGCGGTCACCTACGAGTACCTGAAGGGTCGCCCGCACGCGCCACAGGGAAGCGATTGGGACGCAGCGGTTGCGGCGTGGGACGAACTGAGGACCGACGACGACGCCGTCTTCGACAACGAAGTGCACATCGATGCGTCCTCGCTCACGCCGTTCGTCACCTGGGGTACCAATCCCGGTCAAGGTGCGCCGCTCGGCGATTCCGTGCCGAACCCGGCTGACATCGTCGACGAGAGCGAAAAGATCGCGGCCGAGAAGGCGTTGCAGTACATGGGACTCGAGGCCGGGACCCCGCTGCGGGACGTGGCCGTGGACACGGTGTTCGTCGGATCGTGCACGAACGGGCGCATCGAAGATCTCCGCGCGGTGGCCGAGGTTCTGGACGGCCGCAAGGTTGCAGACAGCGTGCGGATGCTGATCGTCCCTGGATCGATGCGAGTGCGTGCGCAGGCCGAGAAGGAGGGCCTCGGCGAGATTTTCACGGCGGCCGGCGCAGAATGGCGTCAGGCGGGGTGCTCGATGTGTCTTGGTATGAATCCCGATCAGCTGGCAGTCGGGGAGCGTTCGGCGTCGACGTCGAATCGAAACTTCGAAGGCAGGCAGGGCAAGGGAAGTCGAACGCACTTGGTTTCACCGTTGGTTGCAGCAGCTACTGCCGTGCGTGGAACGCTCTCCTCTCCCTCGGATCTCGCGTAG
- a CDS encoding DUF5302 domain-containing protein, giving the protein MAEPTNEDLKKKFREALEKKNHRSAVSTDHKDAGSKVGNVHGPADHQKMFRRKSV; this is encoded by the coding sequence ATGGCCGAACCGACCAACGAAGATCTGAAGAAGAAGTTCCGCGAGGCACTGGAGAAGAAGAACCACCGCTCGGCCGTCTCGACCGACCACAAGGACGCCGGGTCGAAGGTGGGCAATGTGCATGGCCCAGCCGATCATCAGAAGATGTTCCGACGCAAGAGCGTCTGA
- a CDS encoding YihY/virulence factor BrkB family protein codes for MSISGRVDRLQRRHPVLGFPLAVVYKFVDDQGGYLAALITYYAFVSLFPLLLLASTILGFVLGGNPQLQQQILDSALSQIPIIGEDLGEPEKIGGGTIGLVVGVLGSLYGGLGVAVAVQNAMNTAWSVPKNLRPDPIFARVRGLALLSTVGVAVLAITAVNVASSAGYFGRVSGAVVLVAVILLNVGVFVVAFRLAAARTLSIAEVLPGAIVAGVVWQLLQTFGGVYIKYVVSKSSITNGVFAVVLGVLAFMYVAAVLVVIAVEINVVRVDKLYPRALLTPFVDDVDLTEGDKLTYRGQAEAQRSKGFEEIDVTFDGPRGDDQSGSA; via the coding sequence GTGAGCATTTCCGGCCGTGTCGACCGGCTGCAGCGTCGGCACCCGGTCCTGGGATTTCCGCTCGCGGTGGTCTACAAGTTCGTCGACGATCAGGGCGGCTACCTCGCCGCCTTGATTACGTACTACGCATTCGTGTCGCTCTTTCCCCTTCTTCTACTGGCCAGCACGATCCTTGGATTCGTACTGGGAGGGAATCCGCAGCTGCAGCAGCAGATTCTGGATTCCGCGCTGAGCCAGATTCCGATCATCGGGGAAGATCTCGGTGAACCGGAGAAGATCGGTGGCGGAACGATCGGTCTGGTCGTCGGCGTCCTCGGCTCGCTCTACGGTGGACTTGGCGTCGCGGTTGCGGTTCAGAACGCGATGAACACGGCGTGGTCGGTTCCCAAGAATCTTCGCCCGGACCCGATCTTCGCTCGTGTGCGCGGCCTCGCGCTGCTCAGCACTGTGGGAGTCGCGGTATTGGCCATCACTGCGGTGAATGTCGCGAGTTCGGCCGGGTACTTCGGACGTGTGAGTGGCGCCGTGGTGCTCGTGGCGGTGATCTTGCTGAATGTCGGCGTGTTCGTGGTCGCGTTCCGTCTCGCCGCGGCCCGCACGTTGTCGATTGCCGAAGTACTGCCCGGAGCCATCGTCGCGGGAGTCGTTTGGCAACTGTTGCAGACGTTCGGGGGCGTGTACATCAAGTACGTCGTGTCGAAGTCGTCGATTACCAATGGGGTGTTCGCGGTAGTGCTCGGCGTCCTCGCGTTCATGTACGTCGCAGCGGTACTGGTTGTCATTGCCGTCGAGATCAACGTGGTGCGGGTCGACAAGCTCTATCCGCGAGCGCTTCTCACCCCATTCGTCGACGACGTCGATCTGACCGAGGGCGACAAGCTGACCTACAGGGGACAGGCAGAGGCGCAGCGAAGCAAAGGGTTCGAGGAGATCGACGTCACCTTCGACGGGCCGCGCGGCGACGATCAATCGGGTTCGGCGTAA
- the leuD gene encoding 3-isopropylmalate dehydratase small subunit, giving the protein MEPFTSHKGIGVPLRRSNVDTDQIIPAVYLKRVTRTGFEDGLFSAWRNDPEFVLNVAPYDKGSVLVAGPDFGTGSSREHAVWALSDFGFRVVIASRFADIFRGNAGKAGLLAAEVEQSDVELIWKALEEQPGLEIFVDLVTKTVTVGTLVVRFAIDDYTRWRLLEGLDDIGLTLRQVDAIAEYEKSRPSWKPATLPARIEEPVEG; this is encoded by the coding sequence ATGGAACCCTTTACAAGCCATAAAGGAATCGGTGTTCCGCTGCGGCGGTCGAACGTCGACACGGATCAAATCATTCCTGCCGTGTACCTGAAGAGGGTGACGCGCACCGGTTTCGAGGACGGTCTCTTCTCTGCGTGGAGGAACGACCCGGAGTTCGTTCTCAACGTTGCTCCGTACGACAAGGGTTCGGTGCTCGTCGCCGGTCCCGATTTCGGCACAGGGTCCTCGCGCGAGCACGCGGTCTGGGCTCTATCGGACTTCGGGTTTCGGGTTGTGATCGCCTCCAGGTTCGCCGACATCTTCCGCGGGAACGCCGGAAAAGCTGGTCTGTTGGCGGCCGAGGTCGAGCAAAGTGACGTCGAATTGATCTGGAAGGCGCTCGAGGAGCAGCCTGGTTTGGAAATTTTCGTGGACCTCGTCACGAAGACGGTGACGGTTGGAACCTTGGTGGTGCGCTTCGCCATTGACGACTACACCAGGTGGCGTCTTCTGGAGGGTCTGGACGACATCGGATTGACATTACGCCAGGTCGACGCCATTGCCGAGTACGAAAAGTCAAGGCCGTCATGGAAACCTGCGACCCTCCCGGCACGCATCGAGGAGCCGGTGGAGGGGTAG
- a CDS encoding bifunctional 3'-5' exonuclease/DNA polymerase yields MRIVVAPAGATTFLVPTTDGGVRAGDIVECTDVAGTVARIEHEVRPRWVWATTSRIYPRLLDAGVRVSRSHDLSLTEAILRLRRGEPYVQDDSAVDDRPGLFDAYRYPSVDSVVDWHRDQVQTIGDCGDLRLLIAAESAGGLAAAEMTHVGLPFSTEAHFRYLQSALGVRPPDGHLPLAMKELEAAIGEAFGRPVNPSSPVEVTAAFARADIEVTSTRAHVLREVDHPAVPLLLRHRDLSKLFSTNGWAWADTWVRGNRFRPVYVPGGVVSGRWASRGGGALQIPKPLRASVVAEPGHMLVIADAGQLEPRILAALSRDPAMMDAAGSDDLYAPVAAAAFDGDRSKAKVAVLGVLYGATAGEARSLLALLRRRFPVAVEYVERAARAGERGEVVHSLLGRCCPPPPDSWWSDGDAHARGRFTRNFVVQATASEWALCLLADLRRRLAEDREAGELVFFQHDEVVVHSRTPDRAARHVTDAAAAATRLLFGNTKVRFPMDVAVRECYAEPD; encoded by the coding sequence ATGAGGATTGTGGTGGCACCCGCCGGTGCGACGACCTTTCTCGTCCCGACGACGGACGGGGGCGTTCGCGCCGGCGACATCGTCGAGTGCACCGATGTGGCGGGCACGGTCGCTCGAATAGAACACGAGGTTCGTCCACGATGGGTGTGGGCCACGACGTCCCGCATCTACCCCAGGTTGCTGGACGCGGGGGTGCGAGTTTCACGAAGCCACGATCTGTCGCTGACCGAGGCCATTCTCCGATTGCGTCGAGGTGAGCCATACGTTCAGGACGACAGTGCCGTCGACGACCGTCCAGGCCTGTTCGACGCTTACCGTTATCCGAGTGTGGATTCCGTGGTCGACTGGCACCGCGATCAAGTCCAGACAATCGGCGATTGCGGCGACCTTCGCTTGTTGATCGCCGCGGAATCGGCCGGTGGCCTTGCCGCAGCAGAGATGACGCACGTCGGACTGCCCTTCTCGACCGAGGCGCACTTCCGCTACTTGCAGTCTGCGCTGGGCGTGCGACCTCCGGACGGTCATCTTCCGCTTGCGATGAAAGAGCTCGAAGCGGCAATCGGCGAGGCTTTTGGGCGTCCCGTCAACCCGAGCTCACCGGTTGAGGTGACGGCTGCGTTCGCGCGCGCAGACATCGAGGTCACCTCGACACGGGCGCACGTCCTACGCGAAGTCGACCACCCCGCGGTTCCGCTGCTTCTGCGGCACCGAGATCTGTCGAAGTTGTTCAGCACCAACGGATGGGCGTGGGCAGACACCTGGGTGCGCGGCAACAGGTTTCGGCCCGTCTACGTACCCGGTGGGGTCGTGTCCGGTCGGTGGGCGAGCAGGGGCGGCGGTGCGCTACAGATCCCGAAACCGCTGCGCGCCAGCGTCGTCGCGGAACCCGGTCATATGTTGGTGATCGCCGACGCGGGCCAGCTGGAGCCCCGAATCCTAGCCGCGCTGAGCCGCGATCCGGCGATGATGGATGCAGCGGGTTCGGACGACCTGTATGCCCCGGTTGCTGCCGCAGCATTCGACGGAGATCGAAGCAAAGCGAAGGTCGCAGTGCTCGGCGTGTTGTACGGGGCGACTGCGGGAGAAGCGCGTTCTCTGCTCGCTCTACTTCGACGGAGATTTCCGGTCGCGGTCGAGTACGTGGAGAGAGCAGCACGTGCGGGTGAACGCGGCGAGGTGGTGCACTCACTCCTGGGTCGCTGCTGCCCTCCTCCTCCCGACTCGTGGTGGTCGGACGGCGACGCGCACGCCCGCGGTCGGTTCACCCGCAATTTCGTCGTGCAGGCGACGGCATCGGAATGGGCACTGTGTCTTCTCGCCGATCTACGAAGGAGGTTGGCGGAGGATCGCGAGGCAGGCGAATTGGTGTTCTTCCAACACGACGAAGTCGTCGTCCACAGCCGCACACCGGACCGCGCCGCCCGGCACGTCACCGACGCTGCGGCGGCCGCGACCCGACTCCTGTTCGGCAACACCAAGGTTCGATTCCCCATGGACGTCGCTGTCCGGGAGTGTTACGCCGAACCCGATTGA
- a CDS encoding IclR family transcriptional regulator, which produces MRQHSGIGVLDKAMGVLYAVADEPCTLSDLCARTGLPRATAHRLAVGLEVHRLLTRDANGLWRPGPGLAELAATAADTLVDAAASVLPRLREITGESVQIYRREGTVRVCVASMEPPTGLRDTVLVGARLPMSAGSGAKVLLAWADVQTQRTVLPDAEFGERVLAEVRRRGWAQSAGEREPGVASVAAPVRDSTGNVVAAVSVSGPIDRIGRRPGARWAADLLAAAEAIHKRL; this is translated from the coding sequence ATGAGACAGCATAGCGGCATCGGCGTTCTCGACAAAGCGATGGGTGTCCTGTACGCGGTGGCTGACGAACCCTGCACTCTCAGTGACCTCTGTGCCCGAACCGGGTTGCCGAGGGCCACTGCACACCGCCTGGCCGTCGGGCTGGAAGTTCATCGGCTACTCACCCGAGATGCCAACGGTCTGTGGCGACCCGGCCCGGGTCTCGCCGAACTCGCCGCGACTGCAGCCGACACACTCGTCGACGCAGCCGCGTCGGTGCTGCCTCGTTTGCGTGAGATCACCGGCGAAAGCGTCCAGATCTACCGCAGGGAAGGCACAGTGCGTGTCTGCGTTGCATCCATGGAACCGCCGACGGGCCTGCGTGACACGGTTCTCGTGGGCGCGCGGCTGCCCATGAGCGCCGGATCGGGAGCCAAAGTTCTGCTCGCGTGGGCTGACGTTCAGACCCAGCGCACAGTTCTGCCCGACGCCGAATTCGGCGAACGTGTTCTGGCCGAGGTTCGCAGGCGCGGATGGGCGCAAAGTGCAGGCGAGCGCGAACCCGGTGTTGCGAGCGTTGCCGCTCCCGTACGAGATTCGACGGGCAATGTCGTTGCCGCCGTATCTGTTTCGGGACCGATCGACCGGATCGGCCGACGGCCGGGCGCGCGGTGGGCCGCCGACCTACTCGCAGCAGCCGAGGCAATCCACAAGCGCCTGTGA
- the gltX gene encoding glutamate--tRNA ligase, with the protein MTSTEVRVRFCPSPTGTPHVGLIRTALFNWAFARHHGGSFVFRIEDTDAARDSEESYAAILDALRWLGLSWDEGPEVGGPYEPYRQSLRRDQHLEIVQKLLDAGEAYESFSTPEEVEARHKAAGRDPKLGYDNFDRDLTDDQKRAFLEEGRKAVVRLRMPDHDLSWVDLVRGETTFKAGTVPDFALTRGNGIPLYTLVNPVDDALMKITHVLRGEDLLSSTPRQLALYESLIRIGVAEKTPEFGHLPFVMGQGNKKLSKRDPESNLFIHRDRGFIPEGLLNYLALLGWGISDDHDVFSLDEMVAAFDIGTVNSNPARFDQKKADAINAEHIRLLEPADFSARLRAFLTANGHLPTDIDEAQWAVAADLVQTRIVVLSDAWGLLKFLFVAEGEFEIDPAAAAKNLGADAVPVLDATIAALEALPEWRTADLEDSLKSALIDGLELKPRKAFAPVRVAVTGSHISPPLYESMELLGREKTLARLGAARAGIV; encoded by the coding sequence ATGACCTCCACCGAAGTACGAGTTCGATTCTGCCCGTCCCCGACGGGCACGCCGCACGTCGGATTGATCCGCACGGCACTGTTCAACTGGGCGTTCGCTCGGCACCACGGTGGAAGCTTCGTCTTTCGCATCGAGGACACCGACGCAGCTCGTGATTCCGAGGAGTCGTACGCCGCCATCCTCGATGCGTTGCGATGGCTCGGGTTGTCCTGGGACGAGGGCCCTGAAGTGGGAGGTCCGTACGAGCCGTACCGTCAGTCGCTGCGCCGCGATCAGCACCTGGAGATCGTGCAGAAGTTGCTCGACGCGGGGGAGGCGTACGAGTCCTTCTCCACGCCGGAGGAAGTCGAGGCCAGGCACAAGGCGGCGGGACGTGATCCGAAACTGGGTTACGACAACTTCGACCGCGACCTCACCGACGATCAGAAGCGAGCATTCCTGGAGGAAGGCCGCAAAGCTGTTGTCCGTCTGCGGATGCCGGATCACGACTTGTCCTGGGTCGACCTCGTGCGGGGTGAGACGACGTTCAAAGCCGGGACCGTGCCGGACTTCGCGCTGACTCGGGGCAACGGTATTCCGCTGTACACATTGGTCAACCCCGTCGACGATGCCCTGATGAAGATCACCCACGTGCTGCGCGGCGAGGATCTGCTCTCGTCGACGCCGAGGCAACTCGCACTGTACGAGTCGTTGATTCGTATCGGTGTAGCTGAGAAGACGCCCGAGTTCGGGCACCTTCCGTTCGTCATGGGTCAGGGCAACAAGAAACTGTCCAAGCGAGATCCCGAGTCCAATCTTTTCATCCACCGGGATCGAGGATTCATTCCGGAAGGCCTTCTGAACTACCTGGCGCTCCTCGGGTGGGGCATCTCCGACGATCATGATGTCTTCTCCCTGGACGAGATGGTCGCAGCGTTCGACATCGGCACCGTCAATTCGAACCCCGCGCGTTTCGATCAGAAGAAGGCCGACGCGATCAACGCCGAGCACATCAGGTTGCTCGAACCTGCGGACTTCTCTGCGCGTCTCCGGGCATTTCTCACCGCGAACGGACACCTGCCCACCGATATCGACGAGGCCCAGTGGGCCGTCGCAGCCGACCTCGTCCAGACTCGGATCGTCGTATTGTCCGACGCGTGGGGGCTGCTGAAGTTCCTCTTCGTCGCCGAGGGTGAATTCGAGATCGATCCCGCGGCTGCTGCGAAGAACCTCGGGGCCGATGCAGTGCCGGTGCTCGACGCGACGATCGCTGCATTGGAGGCACTTCCGGAATGGCGTACCGCCGATCTGGAGGATTCGCTCAAGTCGGCTCTCATCGACGGGTTGGAACTCAAGCCACGAAAGGCCTTCGCACCTGTGCGGGTCGCGGTGACCGGTTCGCACATCAGCCCACCGTTGTACGAGTCGATGGAGCTGCTCGGTCGCGAGAAGACTCTCGCCCGCCTCGGTGCGGCACGCGCCGGCATCGTCTGA